A genomic stretch from Pirellulaceae bacterium includes:
- a CDS encoding pilus assembly protein N-terminal domain-containing protein produces the protein MVKSLRYFADILLILPVMLVAVSVLQAQTDGTQVEFRISKPDQNLEMVVNTSRILSLDKEVPRAMVNNPSIVRVVPLSPNKVQLSATKPGVTQVNLWDEDGNLYTVNLIIIGDAQELEMLLRSEFPQASLRVRPLATAVVLSGRVDRAEDVSRIVHMAEDYYPKVINNVTLGGVQQVLLNVKVMEVSRTKLRALGFDWVNIGSSDVIVQSVAGVLGDVSSNTSLVPDTGGSTIRFGLIGNNNAFFGFLEALSENNLSKILAEPMLTTVSGRPASFNSGGEFPILVPQSLGTIGIEYKQFGTRVDFVPIVLGNGAIRLEVRPQVSELDNANGVTLPGTGNRVPALRTRWADTAVEMRAGQTLALAGLIQTRIEAQRRGIPWLADLPWAGAAFRRVEEVKNEIELVVTVRPELVDALDPHEAPSCLPGTQTTSPRDTELYGRGYIEVPRCCPDGSCPSCQASGIPAPAETILEGPIDPSPENSATPLPDLNQGSSFSPRQYSPARAKQQQLSSKVIAASASVPVRGPNKQSVLPGQRPTQQDPGLFGRVGYDVVEFQK, from the coding sequence ATGGTCAAATCGTTACGATATTTCGCCGACATTCTGTTAATACTCCCCGTGATGCTGGTGGCCGTTTCGGTTCTCCAGGCCCAAACAGACGGGACGCAAGTCGAATTCAGGATCTCCAAGCCAGATCAGAATTTGGAGATGGTGGTCAACACCAGTCGCATTCTTAGCTTGGATAAGGAAGTTCCACGTGCGATGGTGAACAACCCCAGCATTGTTCGGGTTGTACCATTATCACCAAACAAAGTGCAACTTTCTGCAACGAAGCCTGGTGTCACTCAGGTTAACCTCTGGGACGAAGACGGCAACCTTTACACCGTCAATCTAATCATTATCGGTGATGCCCAGGAACTGGAAATGCTGTTGCGATCGGAGTTCCCGCAGGCATCGCTGCGGGTGCGACCTCTCGCCACCGCCGTCGTGTTGTCGGGACGAGTCGACCGTGCGGAGGATGTAAGTCGAATCGTTCATATGGCGGAGGACTACTACCCAAAAGTGATCAACAATGTGACCCTCGGTGGTGTTCAGCAAGTGTTGTTGAATGTCAAGGTGATGGAAGTCTCCAGGACCAAGCTCCGGGCGTTAGGGTTTGACTGGGTTAATATTGGTAGTAGCGATGTCATTGTGCAAAGCGTAGCAGGGGTGCTTGGTGACGTGTCATCGAATACGTCTCTGGTTCCAGATACGGGTGGCTCGACAATCCGTTTTGGTCTCATTGGGAACAATAATGCGTTTTTCGGTTTCCTAGAGGCTTTGAGCGAAAATAACTTGTCGAAGATTCTCGCCGAACCCATGCTGACGACGGTGAGTGGTCGTCCGGCCAGCTTCAATTCCGGTGGAGAATTTCCGATCTTGGTGCCCCAAAGTCTGGGGACAATTGGTATCGAATACAAGCAGTTCGGTACGCGAGTTGATTTCGTTCCAATCGTGTTAGGAAACGGGGCGATTCGTTTGGAAGTGCGTCCCCAGGTTAGCGAGCTGGACAACGCCAATGGGGTCACCTTGCCTGGTACGGGCAATCGAGTGCCCGCCTTGCGGACTCGTTGGGCAGACACGGCTGTCGAGATGAGAGCCGGACAAACGTTGGCCCTAGCGGGACTAATTCAAACACGTATCGAAGCTCAAAGACGAGGGATTCCATGGTTAGCCGATTTGCCTTGGGCGGGTGCCGCATTTCGTCGTGTTGAGGAAGTAAAGAACGAGATCGAACTGGTGGTCACGGTGCGTCCGGAGCTTGTTGACGCGCTTGATCCTCACGAAGCGCCGAGTTGTTTGCCCGGAACGCAGACGACGAGCCCGCGAGACACGGAGTTGTACGGTCGTGGTTACATCGAGGTGCCCCGTTGTTGTCCTGATGGGAGCTGCCCGAGCTGTCAAGCGAGCGGAATTCCAGCCCCGGCGGAGACGATTCTCGAGGGTCCAATCGATCCATCGCCCGAAAACTCTGCCACGCCTCTACCCGATTTGAATCAGGGCAGCTCATTCTCGCCGCGCCAATACTCGCCAGCAAGGGCAAAGCAACAGCAGCTGTCTTCGAAGGTGATCGCCGCTTCGGCATCTGTTCCGGTTCGAGGCCCCAACAAGCAGTCTGTCTTGCCAGGGCAAAGGCCGACCCAGCAAGATCCCGGTTTGTTCGGACGAGTCGGGTATGACGTTGTCGAGTTCCAAAAGTAA
- a CDS encoding Flp family type IVb pilin has translation MKSLARKVRRFLVSEDGPTAVEYAVMLALIVIVCLTAIQAIGTNAKTTFQEVADQISTGT, from the coding sequence ATGAAAAGTCTTGCCAGAAAAGTACGACGCTTTTTAGTTTCAGAAGACGGTCCAACTGCGGTCGAATACGCCGTGATGCTGGCCCTTATCGTCATCGTTTGCTTGACCGCAATTCAAGCAATCGGTACGAATGCAAAGACGACCTTCCAGGAGGTTGCTGATCAAATAAGCACCGGTACCTAA
- a CDS encoding STAS domain-containing protein has protein sequence MNSRSDDADSTASATLKLQEKRLIGYMQGLDLRQELLGLLEKGYPEIVVDMASVELISSSIIGTLVGLERDFRLRDVSLVLTQIQPPVHKILTTTGVIGLFKIRDK, from the coding sequence ATGAACTCGAGATCTGATGACGCTGACTCAACTGCGTCTGCGACGCTGAAGTTGCAAGAGAAACGTCTGATTGGTTACATGCAGGGATTGGATCTCCGCCAAGAGCTGCTGGGATTGCTGGAGAAAGGCTATCCTGAAATCGTTGTTGACATGGCGAGTGTCGAACTGATTTCGAGTTCGATTATCGGAACACTGGTGGGTTTGGAGCGTGACTTTCGATTGCGCGACGTATCTTTAGTGCTAACCCAGATTCAACCGCCTGTGCATAAGATCCTGACCACGACAGGTGTCATTGGCCTGTTCAAAATTCGCGACAAATAG
- the cpaB gene encoding Flp pilus assembly protein CpaB: MRPKSMILIVVALGCGLIASIGISQVMENREVSSPIPILKETIYVAVRDVPLGQVMNAQMVKMEDWPQDSIPEGAIKRLEDIEGKRPLTRLYPGEPILSAKLVDANKFLGASDKIPMGMRVVSVKVTVDSSASGLLNPGDRVDVLVYLRRGKGILFTTTRTIMKNVTVFAVNAVTQREVDDTGAVIQAKTVSLLVTPSQVEKIMLASELGRIKLSLRRSDDDLEDEASGATIADLDQGVGGTSQTTVVAKEEPTGITNYLQEITTPKESVPAPVSQVWQMHIHTPQDIMVYNWDDRDALPRELVEPSSKADTSSPPSIEVWSDSASKADVSDDSTTAEVESTDDSFDTNFEDVPE; the protein is encoded by the coding sequence ATGCGTCCCAAATCCATGATTCTGATCGTTGTTGCTCTTGGCTGCGGGCTGATCGCTTCGATCGGTATCAGCCAAGTCATGGAGAATCGAGAAGTCAGCAGTCCGATTCCAATTCTGAAAGAGACCATTTACGTGGCCGTTCGTGATGTTCCTTTGGGGCAAGTCATGAACGCGCAAATGGTGAAGATGGAAGATTGGCCCCAAGACTCGATTCCTGAGGGCGCCATTAAAAGGCTTGAAGACATCGAGGGTAAACGCCCGTTGACCCGTTTGTATCCGGGAGAGCCCATTTTGAGTGCAAAGTTGGTGGATGCCAACAAATTTTTGGGGGCGTCCGACAAGATTCCAATGGGGATGCGGGTGGTGTCGGTGAAGGTTACCGTCGACAGTTCCGCGTCCGGTTTGTTGAACCCAGGTGATCGAGTTGACGTTTTGGTTTACCTGAGACGAGGCAAGGGAATTCTTTTCACGACAACGCGGACCATCATGAAGAACGTCACCGTTTTTGCCGTCAATGCTGTAACGCAGAGAGAGGTTGATGATACGGGTGCGGTGATACAAGCCAAGACTGTTTCTCTGCTCGTGACGCCGAGCCAGGTGGAAAAAATCATGTTGGCGAGTGAATTGGGTCGGATCAAACTTTCGTTGCGACGTTCGGATGATGATCTTGAGGACGAGGCGAGCGGTGCCACGATTGCGGATCTAGACCAAGGAGTGGGGGGAACATCGCAAACCACCGTTGTTGCGAAAGAAGAGCCGACCGGAATTACGAATTATCTACAGGAAATAACGACGCCGAAGGAGTCTGTGCCGGCGCCCGTCAGTCAGGTGTGGCAAATGCACATCCACACGCCACAAGATATCATGGTGTACAACTGGGACGATCGAGATGCGTTACCGCGTGAACTTGTCGAGCCGAGTTCGAAAGCAGATACCAGTTCACCTCCCAGCATTGAGGTTTGGAGCGATTCAGCCAGCAAGGCGGATGTCTCGGACGATTCGACGACAGCTGAAGTCGAATCAACGGACGATTCGTTCGACACGAATTTTGAAGACGTTCCCGAATAG
- a CDS encoding A24 family peptidase, which yields MSAFLEGVAQNWHVWVVSIILVVAAVIDGIKLKVPNWITFPMIITGWVYSVWAAPSLGMTWYEGLGWSLMGTIVGLGLLLPAYAIGGMGAGDVKLLAGIGAWMHATHTAYAFVISAFVGALLAILMVWYRKAWAKHRNQFWLIYNEIMTVRDPNKLSQLAAERKSSMLLLPYGIPIAIGTIVYFAWMNMLV from the coding sequence ATGTCAGCGTTCTTGGAAGGTGTTGCTCAAAATTGGCACGTATGGGTCGTTTCCATCATTCTCGTGGTGGCGGCCGTCATCGATGGTATCAAGTTGAAGGTGCCCAACTGGATCACCTTTCCGATGATTATCACCGGTTGGGTGTATAGCGTTTGGGCGGCGCCTTCACTCGGTATGACTTGGTACGAGGGGCTGGGGTGGAGTCTGATGGGTACCATCGTTGGGCTCGGTTTATTACTCCCTGCTTACGCAATCGGTGGTATGGGGGCAGGCGATGTCAAGTTGTTAGCAGGGATCGGTGCTTGGATGCACGCGACGCACACCGCTTACGCCTTTGTGATTTCCGCGTTTGTGGGAGCATTGCTAGCGATTTTGATGGTCTGGTATCGCAAGGCCTGGGCGAAACATCGAAATCAGTTCTGGCTGATTTACAATGAAATTATGACCGTCCGCGATCCCAACAAGCTGAGTCAACTTGCTGCAGAACGCAAAAGTTCGATGTTGCTTTTGCCGTATGGGATCCCGATTGCGATAGGGACAATCGTTTATTTTGCCTGGATGAATATGCTCGTTTGA
- a CDS encoding aspartate aminotransferase family protein, which yields MNDRIASVSDPARIDEHQERIEGDTNRSPLRSEYQQQNLDAATHQILDEDAEYFLHQSLSTPCIDALVEAEGIYLHDVAGRKIMDFHGNGVHQLGFRHPRVMQAVKDQLEVLPFCTRRYTNPVAVALAKKLREIAPGNLDKVLFAPGGTSAMGMAMKLARIATGRYKTISMWGSFHGASLDVISVGGQALFSDGLGPLLPGAVHIRPPVSEDCPFGCEKTCNAACAEYVRHIMQNEGQIAAVIAEPIRWSTVTIPPAEYWQRIRKFCDDHGALLIFDEIGSGLGRTGRMFAFEYFGVQPDIVVLGKGFGGGIMPLAGIIARRDLDVAGDRAIGHYTHEKNPVSCAAGLATIETIVDDNLVERAVELGQLALDELSQLKGKHACIRDVRGAGLLIGVELQDHPDFGSSVQLAEKIMYASMARGLSFKVSAGNVLTLVPPLVISVEELKAAIQIIDECLTDLKK from the coding sequence ATGAATGATCGAATTGCTTCCGTTTCAGACCCAGCCCGCATTGATGAACACCAGGAACGGATCGAGGGAGATACAAATCGTTCTCCTCTGCGATCAGAGTACCAGCAGCAAAATTTAGATGCAGCGACGCATCAGATTTTAGACGAGGACGCGGAGTATTTTTTGCACCAGTCCCTGTCAACGCCCTGTATTGATGCACTCGTGGAAGCAGAGGGCATCTATCTGCATGACGTGGCTGGGCGAAAGATCATGGATTTTCATGGAAATGGCGTCCATCAGCTTGGATTTCGGCATCCGCGGGTCATGCAAGCTGTCAAAGATCAGTTGGAAGTTTTACCCTTTTGCACGCGTCGCTACACAAATCCCGTTGCGGTTGCTTTGGCAAAAAAACTGCGGGAGATTGCGCCGGGTAATTTGGATAAAGTGCTCTTCGCACCGGGTGGAACCAGTGCCATGGGGATGGCCATGAAGCTCGCCCGTATTGCCACAGGGCGCTACAAGACGATTTCCATGTGGGGTTCCTTTCACGGCGCTTCCTTGGACGTTATTTCGGTTGGCGGACAGGCCTTGTTCAGCGACGGATTGGGCCCTTTGCTTCCGGGAGCTGTCCACATTCGTCCACCTGTTTCCGAGGACTGTCCCTTCGGATGTGAAAAGACATGTAATGCGGCATGTGCTGAATATGTGAGGCACATTATGCAAAACGAAGGACAGATTGCTGCCGTCATTGCTGAACCGATTCGTTGGTCGACGGTCACGATTCCTCCTGCGGAGTACTGGCAACGTATCCGGAAATTCTGTGACGATCACGGGGCTTTGCTCATTTTCGATGAGATTGGAAGCGGCCTGGGACGTACGGGGCGAATGTTCGCTTTCGAATATTTTGGCGTTCAGCCCGACATCGTCGTGTTAGGAAAAGGTTTCGGTGGTGGCATTATGCCACTGGCTGGGATTATCGCGCGACGCGATCTGGATGTGGCCGGTGACCGCGCGATCGGCCATTATACCCATGAGAAAAATCCGGTGAGTTGTGCGGCTGGGCTCGCGACGATTGAAACGATCGTCGATGACAATCTGGTCGAGCGGGCCGTGGAGTTGGGGCAGTTGGCATTGGACGAATTGTCCCAATTGAAGGGAAAGCATGCGTGCATCCGCGATGTTCGCGGGGCTGGACTTCTGATCGGTGTTGAATTGCAGGACCATCCGGATTTTGGTTCGTCTGTCCAGCTCGCTGAAAAAATAATGTACGCTTCGATGGCCCGAGGCCTTAGCTTCAAGGTGTCTGCGGGGAACGTGCTAACGCTTGTTCCACCTCTCGTGATCAGCGTCGAAGAACTCAAAGCTGCGATTCAGATCATCGATGAATGTCTGACGGACTTGAAGAAATAG
- a CDS encoding PEP-CTERM sorting domain-containing protein (PEP-CTERM proteins occur, often in large numbers, in the proteomes of bacteria that also encode an exosortase, a predicted intramembrane cysteine proteinase. The presence of a PEP-CTERM domain at a protein's C-terminus predicts cleavage within the sorting domain, followed by covalent anchoring to some some component of the (usually Gram-negative) cell surface. Many PEP-CTERM proteins exhibit an unusual sequence composition that includes large numbers of potential glycosylation sites. Expression of one such protein has been shown restore the ability of a bacterium to form floc, a type of biofilm.), whose translation MVRISFMFVFVGMATPACMAIPFDDLLDSYGVLETVAGTGLIREKTVNGWRSEMEGGSATEAELSRPHMTMADASGNLYIADKDAHAIRLVTPDGAIHTIAGTNLAGYNGDGFGVDTQLNAPNGLFTFPDGTTYILDVGNSLVRKLGTDGALTTVFEDPFGIQIGRGLWVSPDESKIFYSSASEVRMWQADEGVSIYADGFIVLGNLAVDPADKELVVTDRDGHGVYKVYSDGSRDLIAGNETTSGGGDGQLATKTGLKEVRGIAFHPEGGYLLATHDDGQIWFVDDDDRIHLLIDGDDDGTHAGDGLPLDTVGRKISEPRAVTLSPTGDLIITEHDAGYIRFVRANRPIGVEGDFNRNGFLDVEDIDLLSVEVRAGRQTTRFDLNSDQIVDGQDRSVWVDDLKRTYFGDSDLDGQFNSRDLVQIFQAGQFEDGFQLNSNWQSGDWNGDGDFTSSDFVIAFQAGGYEKGPRPARLAVPEPNSILLLLVAGLASVFRRAFCGTFQTRPEG comes from the coding sequence ATGGTACGCATATCTTTCATGTTCGTTTTTGTGGGAATGGCAACACCCGCATGTATGGCCATTCCTTTCGATGATTTGTTGGATTCCTATGGGGTACTAGAAACAGTCGCGGGCACTGGTTTGATACGAGAAAAAACGGTCAACGGTTGGCGATCTGAGATGGAAGGTGGGTCGGCAACGGAAGCAGAGCTTTCACGGCCGCACATGACCATGGCAGATGCATCAGGCAACCTTTACATTGCCGACAAAGACGCCCATGCGATCCGTTTAGTGACTCCTGATGGTGCCATTCATACGATTGCTGGGACAAATCTGGCGGGCTACAACGGTGACGGATTTGGCGTCGACACTCAGCTCAATGCGCCCAACGGTTTGTTTACTTTTCCAGATGGAACGACCTATATTCTCGACGTTGGCAATAGCCTGGTTCGCAAGTTGGGAACAGACGGTGCTCTCACGACAGTTTTTGAGGATCCTTTTGGAATACAGATAGGTCGTGGTTTATGGGTGAGCCCGGATGAGTCCAAAATCTTCTATTCCTCCGCAAGTGAAGTTCGGATGTGGCAGGCCGATGAGGGCGTTTCGATCTATGCGGACGGATTCATTGTGTTGGGCAACCTTGCAGTCGATCCCGCAGATAAAGAGCTTGTTGTCACTGATCGTGATGGGCATGGGGTTTACAAAGTTTACTCGGATGGGAGTCGCGATTTAATTGCCGGAAATGAAACAACGTCAGGCGGCGGTGATGGGCAACTGGCGACCAAGACGGGACTCAAGGAGGTGCGTGGCATCGCGTTTCATCCGGAGGGTGGCTATCTATTAGCGACGCATGACGATGGGCAAATCTGGTTTGTTGATGATGATGATCGGATTCATTTACTAATTGACGGTGACGACGACGGTACGCATGCGGGAGATGGTTTGCCACTGGATACAGTCGGGCGAAAGATCAGTGAACCACGTGCCGTCACGTTATCACCGACTGGGGATTTGATTATTACGGAGCACGATGCGGGCTATATCCGTTTTGTTCGTGCCAATCGCCCAATTGGAGTCGAGGGCGATTTCAACCGGAATGGATTTCTGGATGTCGAGGATATTGATCTGCTATCCGTTGAGGTTCGTGCTGGCCGTCAGACCACTCGTTTTGATTTGAATTCGGATCAGATTGTTGACGGTCAAGATCGAAGTGTATGGGTTGATGATTTGAAGCGTACCTATTTTGGTGATTCCGATCTGGACGGCCAATTCAACAGCCGAGACCTGGTGCAGATTTTTCAAGCGGGGCAGTTTGAAGACGGTTTTCAACTCAATTCCAACTGGCAGTCAGGCGATTGGAACGGTGACGGTGACTTCACGAGTAGTGATTTTGTCATCGCTTTTCAAGCTGGCGGTTACGAAAAGGGCCCACGCCCAGCACGCTTGGCTGTTCCTGAGCCGAACTCTATTTTGCTGCTGCTAGTCGCTGGTTTAGCGAGTGTTTTTCGACGTGCCTTCTGCGGCACGTTTCAAACTCGCCCCGAGGGCTAA